From the genome of Salvelinus sp. IW2-2015 unplaced genomic scaffold, ASM291031v2 Un_scaffold9711, whole genome shotgun sequence:
TGCAACCTGTAGTCATCGGCAGGCGGTGAGACTCTATTACCCAGCATCCTTTAACCAGTGGTTTTGTCATTACATGGGAGATTACYTAGTGTGAAATKGTTTTTTTTTTAGAGATCAGCTTGGGGACTTCATACATCATATCATACTYTAATACAGAGTAATACATTATTATTGATCCAACTTGGCAAATTGTTTTATCAGSTSTATCAGMTGTATAGCTTTTCCTATTCTCTCTTGGACAGATCTCCGTAAACATAACTGGTACCGTATAATCTGTTGGGAAGAAATGGGATGGGTGGGATAATGAGTAGCAGTAGTTCCTGTGTTTGGGTTTttcgtcactggttatttggacaaatcacgatttcgcaggtgttagcatctttcAAATTTAGAAAGGGGAGTGCGCRTCCCGGGTGMCGCAgtagtctaaagcactgcatcgcagtgctagctgtgccaacaGAGATCCTGGGttcaagcccaggctctgtcgcaccgGGAGGCCCYtggggcggcgcacaattggcccagcctcatccgggttagggagggtttggccggcagggatatccttgtctcattgcgcactagtgactcctgtggcgggccgggcgcagtgcacgctgaccaggtcgccaggtgtacggtgtttcctccgacacattggtgcgactggatTCCGGGTTATGTGCACTGTGTCAAGacacagtgcggcttggttgggttgtgtttcggaggacgcatggctctcgaccttcgcctctcccgggagttgcagcgatgagacaagtctgtaactactaccaattggataccacgaaattggggaggaaaattaaaaaaaattaaatatggcCTGTAACCTGCAAATagagagggtggagctcctcGTTCTGGTTCCGCTCCTCGTTCTAGCATCTCTTCTCTTAAcacgtatggacccagaacttaatcgagcagCTGACCGATTACATGAGACtaagttctgggttaaccgagattaaGCTTTTCTCTATTCACCAATTCTACCTACTGATTGAGGGGGTGTAGATTGTAGTCTACTTATTCCGAAAGCAGTAGACATACTGCAGCGAATTTGGGAGGTAACCAGGGTTGAAAAGTccttaaaaacatttattttccatcTGACAAAAATGAATAGGTTAGCTTCCACATGACTTACAGTGAGACATTTCCAGTTATCCAGGCTAATCTACTTCAAGTCGATTGTAATAATAAACACATGTATTTGATTGGTCGTGACTTGTATCATTATTTGAAAATATTCACTTAAGCCTGACTGTGTTTAAACAACTGATCCTGTATCTCAGTAACGGGAGTTGCAACACATTTCTCTAAATGCTGACGTGTGCTGTAAACCTGTCAGATGGGTGATACATAGTATTATATGACTATCAGACCAAGCTAATCAGTGCCATGTCAAGGCCCAGTGAAAGTTGTGTGGACATTGCGCCACCTACTTACTGTAACTTGAGACTCCACCAAGCCTCTGTTCAGGCTTGTGCTCAGATTTGAAGCGTTAAAAGTGCTTCATAGTTGATATGTGATGCTTTGATGTCCACGCATATCAAATCTCTGTTTACACTTTCTCTTTCACGCTtcgctcctccctccctgccttctcCTTCGTTCCTtcctaacttccttcatacctccaactctctctctctttcccgtcCTCccattctcccttcctctccctcttccctcccgcCTAACTCCTCCAGCGACCATTAATACTGTAGAAGTGCCATTACCGCGGCTGGTCTTCCAGACGTTACCCCATGAGATCAAAGAGGGCAAGGCGTTGCAGGTTTACCGTGCTCTTCAACGTGGGAATCAATGAACAGCAGACAATAGCAGACAGGTACCGGAACACTTTGCTTTTTACGGGCGAATCATATCTTCCACTTTAGTTCCAAATGTTATTattctcccattgacatcagttCATGATTAAGTGCCATTTTGACTGAAGTAGAAGTTCAGTCAACCAGCCTTTACTGATCCCTTAGTTTCTTCGGTTACACACTATGGgagaaaaaacatttgttttggatGAGATGATGTTGTCTATAGAGTCATTTCCCATCATACTCCCAAGGTCATTGTCACCCAGTGTAATGTTATCGCCTTTGGAGCATCGAATAGGATTGTTTCTATCCAGCCAGTAAGCSTGGTTTGAGACAGGATATCGTGGCCTAAGGCTCACATTCAGAAAGAAKCAGTGTTAGTGGTCATTTATTGCAATCATTTCAAGACTGCCAGACCTACGTCACTTCTGGAATGCACACGATCAGTCTCACTGACCCGTAACTTGTACTTTCATTGTTTAAGGGGTCTGTGGATCTGTCTCCATCCATTAGGACATTCCTCACACGTGATATCTCACACTTGGGTGATAGGCATTTACAAAYTCACACTGATTGCCGTAACGGGGGGTGCTATGGTAATCAACTGACATTCCAAACTGAACAAGCATGTCTCCTGTTCCgtcataaaatgtgattcatATATGCAGcctctcatcaaatcaaatcaaagtttatttgtcacgtgcgccgaatacaacaggtgtagaccttttgACCAACACGTTTCTCATAAGGACCTATAAGCTCCGCACATTGGTTTTTCTGCTAATTAGACTTTTTCCCCCCAACTTTGAACAAGCATATCTCCCATAACGACCTATATCACTACGGTACTTAAAATGAAATGATGTAATAATTGTCACTAACTGACATAAGAAGGAGCGCTCTGTCATTCGTGGGGGACAACATGTTTACTGTAgacttgttctctctttctccctgtacaGATTAACTTGTCCTTTCAGGTTCTCTTTCTCCCTTGTACAGATAACTTGTCCTTTCAGGTTCTCTTCTCCCTGTACAGATTAACTTGTCCTTTCAGGTTCTTTTCCCTGTACAGATTAATTGTCCTTTCaggttctctttctccctgtacAGATTAACTTGTCCTTTCaggttctctttctccctgtacAGATTAATTTGTCCTTTCaggttctctttctccctgtacAGATTAATTTGTCCTTTCaggttctctttctccctgtacAGATTAACTTGTCCTTTCaggttctctttctccctgtacAGATTAACTTGTCCTTTCaggttctctttctccctgtacAGATTAACTTGTCCTTTCaggttctctttctccctgtacAGATTAACTTGTCCTTTCaggttctctttctccctgtacAGATTAACTTGTCCTTTCAGGTCTCTTTCTTCCCTGTACAGATTAACTTTTCCTTTCAGGTTCTCTTCTCCCTGTACAGATTAACTTGTCCTTTCAGGTCTCTTTCTCCCTGTACAGATTAACTTGTCCTTTcagttctctttctccctgtacAGATTAACTTGTCCTTTCATGTTCTCATTTTCCCTGTACAGATTAACTTGTCCTTTCATGTTTCATTTTCCCTGTACAGATTAACTTGTCCTTTCATTTCTCATTCTCCCTGTACAGATTCGGAGACATCTTTGCAAGAGAGGATAAACCAGAGGAACTTTGAGATTTTAGACAGTTATTACAAATCACTAAGGGATAAGGTGCCATCAGAATGTAAGTGCATCAACTGCCACTTCAACATCAAAACATCAGAAGTATATAAATGCATCTATCATCATGCAATAGTATCCATCTTGCTTTTTTATTGAACACATTTTGACTTCATCCCACAGAAGAAAATGAGTTCTTGATATTGTAACGACGATCCATGCCCATTTGTGTATaagcaacatacactgagtgtacaaaacattaagaacatcttcctaatattgaattgcacttcccgccttttgccctcagaacagcttcaattggtcgggcatggactcaacaaggtgtcaAAGCGttcctcagggatgctggccaatgttgactctaatgcttcccacaggtgttcaagttggctggatgtcatttgggtggtggaccattcttgatttacacaggaaactgttgaaacCTTCctgtttttgacacaaaccggtgtgcctggcacataattccatgccccgttcaaaggcactttaatattttgtcttgcccattcacctctgaatggcacacatacaccatccatgtctcaattgtctcaaggcttagaaatccttctttaacctgtctcctccccttcatctacactgattgaagtggatttaacaagtgacatcaataagggatcatagctttcacctggattcacctgctcagtctatgtcatggaaagagcataatgttttggacactcagtgtagttttattacagacagaagatACAATGTGTCTTTATTTTACagtccaacacacaccacacacaccaccgtaTTTCCATTCCCGTCTACCATCGATTTCAGGGTCCTGCTAAAATACAACCATGTGGGTCAGATTTGCAGACAGATACACGACCACAGAGATCTACGTTTGTGAtgatgttattgttgttgttccaCACAACAGCTCCTTTCATCCATCTGTCAGTAGTTTCCACAGATGTCCTCATTCTCGTTGTCAGTGTACCGTGTCTTTATCTTATCAATACCTGCATCCTGCCTGtcgcatgaatacacacacacacacacacacaactccttcCTGTTACAGCTCTGTTGAGCAGCCAAATGAACCAACCAAAGCCAACTCGCGTTTCGTTTCCTTTCACAGGTCTGCCATGTTTTCAAACCCAGACGGACTTGAAAGATTTACTTGGAACCCTGGGCCAGAATGTAGTGACYAAGAAGAGAAAGAATGTGGAGATACTGTGGCTCGCTGGAACGGTGAGGATAGCATAAGATGCATAAAAAGTGGATCCATTCTTACACGTCTGGCTTGACGTCGTTCATGCAAACTTGTCAGCCTGCTAATGTCCCTACTTATGGAGGTTGATACATTGGTGCCCTGAGGAGAAGTTTTGAACTTGTGAATGCAATGCACCTGCTACAATGAAGACTTCATAAACATATTCGACATCTGGCAGAAGACCATGCAAGGCTCCAAATAATCCTGATCATTTAGGGGAAATCTCCCAGAGAATGGGCATCCGATTACCTAATCACATAGGTAGGCATAGAGCAGCAATGGAAGTTACACGTGACCGATTTATATCATAAACTGTATCCAGCCAAACCAATCTggaaccccacacacacatgactAATAACACTATTGATAAAGGAGTAAAGGTTGAACACACACATTCCTTTCAAGCTAATTATTCCTCTGGTATTTGGCTAATGATTCCTCTGGTATATCCAGGGACTTCAGACAGTCTTTGGAAAATGAAAGCAGATCTGTTCTGGTTGTAACTYTGAgcttccttctctttccctccctggtCTCTGGAATTAGCTGCGCCTGAAAAGGAATGTAGTCTGGGAAACATCATATAAGCAGCTGCATAGAAAGTAYTGRACTTTCACTTTTGAAGTGAAAATWATTTTRAGaagaacaaaaacatgttttcattgaatTCCCGATGGAGTTTCCAGGGTACTTTTCTTCCCAATTCTACCTCACAGTCAGAGTAGTTTTCAGTTATGCATTATGTTTAAAATAGTTGTTTTGTTTACGTTATTGAGGTGTTTTTCTCTGCGTGTCCCTCGGTCCAGATCTGCCGGCGGCTGAACGGGATCAGGTTCACCAGCTGTAAAAGTGCCAAAGACAGGACGTCGATGTCTGTAACCCTAGAGCAGTGTGCCCTGCTGAGAGACGAGCACCAGCTCAACAAGGATTACTTCATACGAGCCCTGACTGCATgcggaggtgagagagagaaactcaacCTTAAAAGTTATTTCCTGATTTTATAGTAGGCTCCTCGCGTTCTATCTCCTCGCGTTTTCTCTCCTTGCCTCATTCTCAAAAGGAAGGAATGGGGTGGGAAGTGAACATTGAAGGGAAATCTGGGACTGGAACCTCCAATCTGCTTCACCACTGCTTGCATCACTTCCCTCTAATGTTTTGAGGTGTGTCGTGTGGGTGGTGAGTGAATGGGAGGAGGTCTACCTAAGGAATCAGAGATGGACTTTTGGAGATCCCCTTTACGTCATCTGGCCCTAGATCTATGACACTGCGTCAAACAAGACAGGCAGCAAAGCACGTCTATCACACTGTTCACTGGCACCACCCATTTCACCACCCCTAGGTGTTCAGAAGCCCCGCCCTGATAGCCTGCCTCATCCCATCTGACTGGGCAAAGTTCACATCAGAGCCACTCGTAGCTTGCATGGGCCCTGCTTGAATACTTTAGAAATGTGTcattccctcccttccttctctcaaaTATCACTGATCTGATGTGACTGGGTGGGTGAAAGCTACCTGCTGTATCTAAAGGAACCCATGTTGTCACCTATCCAATGTTGTGAGATCAGTGTATACCTAATATagcatttctacagcattgaacaGGGCCTATAGTGCATCATGATGGCACATTCCCATAATCACCCTCTCTACTGTCTGTCCTCATGATGTCAGAAGCCCTCAACCATGTGACCTGAGGTTCCCAGAGATGAGAGCGTACAATTTTGTCaacagagaatttggcagaagaACACATGATCACCACAActccttttttacatttatttatttaattatacccccttttctccccaatttgtgTATCCAATTGTagtagtcttgtcccatcgttgcaactcccgtacggactcaggagaggcgaaggtcgagagctgtgcgtcctccgaacTCTCTCTGNNNNNNNNNNNNNNNNNNNNNNNNNNNNNNNNNNNNNNNNNNNNNNNNNNNNNNNNNNNNNNNNNNNNNNNNNNNNNNNNNNNNNNNNNNNNNNNNNNNNNNNNNNNNNNNNNNNNNNNNNNNNNNNNNNNNNNNNNNNNNNNNNNNNNNNNNNNNNNNNNNNNNNNNNNNNNNNNNNNNNNNNNNNNNCCCTCATGATAGAACAGCCGGCCGTGGAAACGCACCTGTAGAGGAAGACAATACTTTATTAACCCATACCAGACTTAAATGTGTCTTCTGCTGTATCCAACCCCTCtgatatacacatatacagtgggagaacaagtatttgatacactgtcaattttgcaggttttcctacttacaaagcatgtagaggtctgtactttttatcataggtacacttcaactgtgagagatggaatctaaaaacaaaaatccagaaaatcacattgtatgatttttaagtaattaatttgcattttattgcatgacataagtatttgatcacctaccaaccagtaagaattccggctctcacagacctgttagtttttctttgagaagccctcctgttcccactcattacctgtattaactccacctgtttgaactcgttacctgtataaaagacacctgtccacacactcaatcaaacagactctaacctctccacaatggccaaaaccagagagctgtgtaaggacatcagggataaaattgtagacctgcacaaggctggatgggctccaggacaataggcaagcagcttggtagaGAGGCAACAATcgtttggcgcaattattagaaaatgaagaagttcaagatgatcgtcaatcaccctcggtctggggctccatgcaagatctcacttcgtggggcatcaatgatcatgaggaaggtgagggatcagcccagaaactacacggcaggacctggtcaatgacctgaagagagctgggaccacagtctcaaagaaaaccattagtaacacactacgccgtcatggattaaaatcctgcagcgcacgcaaggttccctgctcaagccagcgcatgtccaggcccgtctgaagtttgccaatgaccatctggatgatccagaggaggaatggggaaagGTCATGTGTcttatgagacaaaaatagagctttttggtctaaactccactcgccgtgtttggaggaagaagaaggatgagtacaaccccaagaacaccatcccaaccgtgaagcatggagtggaaacatcattctttggggatgcttttctgcaaaggggacaggacgactgcaccgtatgaggggaggatgtggggccatgtatcgcgagatcttggccaacaacctccttccctcagtaagagcattgaagatgggtcgtggctgggtcttttgGCCCTTCTGCATCAACGAGAAGGTGGTCTTGCAGCTCGCCCCGCTCCATAAGGTCCGTCTGAAGCAGGGAGACTTCTACCTACAGGTGGTTCCTCTGGGCCGCAAGGCTGCCAAGCTGGTCATAAAATGTCTGTCGGCCAGCGGCCAGGCCATCGCAGAGATCCCCGTCCCAGAGAGCATGTACGGCAGCGTCTTCACCGCTGACTTCCTGCAGAATGTGACGCGRGAGCGCAACCTCCACCCGCTGCAGAACTGGTTGCTCACCACCGGCACCGTCGTGTACCGGACGCCGTGGAAGAACGTGGTGAATCCTCTGTTCGTCAGCAGCACGACAGACGCCATCATGCAGACGCGAGGCGACAGCACGGGCTTCCGTGGCCAGCTCAGCGCCTGCAGTACCAGTGGATCCACGGGGACCCTGGACTCCCATCGCAGCTCCCACGAATCACTACACTCCCAGGGGGCAGACTCTACCTTCTCAGAGCCTGCTATCCTGAGCAGGCGGGTCCATGTAATGGACCCCAGCAGCACTAGTTGCAGGTCCCAACAGGATCCCAACCCAGGACTTCACCGGATGGAGAACCACAATCAGAACCACAGCCTGAGAGCAGCTCCTGCCTCTCACTCCTGcagcccacagacagacaggctggctggGGAGGGTGGTGGTTGTCCGGGGAAGGGCCAGTTGGAGGGCcagtgggagggggaggagggccaGGGTGGGACCAGAGAGAGGACCAGGACCCTGTCGTTCAGCACCGACCTCAGTAACCCCAACCCTCGCCGCCCCCGCCACGCCAGGGACTCTGTGTCCTTCGAGACCCGGAGACTGTTCCGTAAGTCCTACATGGAGGCCCTGCAGAACCCCATGAACCTGGGCTCTAGCTCTGAGTCCATCCTGGAGGAAGGACCAGAGCACAGTCCTGCATGCCCAGGTCTCAGCCCACTCAGCCCCAGAGAGGATACCTCATCAACAGCTACGACCCCTGGTAGcagcccctccacccccaccacccaGAGAGACCAGGGGCCCCGTGGGCTCAGGCTAGGGGGGACCAGGGCATGGCTGGGTGGGGACCCCGACTCCCCCCGACTCTCTCCCAGCACACCTCTCCTGTACCTCCAGAGGGGTCTGAGGAARGCTGGGGCCCTGGAGACCCGTGCTGAGAGGCGCTCCAAGTCTCTAGAGAGGACTAYCAAGGCGGCCCAGGTCAAAGGGCACCGGGCGCGCTCCTCCTCCGGGGGCTCGGCCAGCAGTGGAGTCTTCTCACCAAAGAAGCTGATGAACGGATACGCCCTGCGCTTCGGACGGCTGGACCTGGAGGCTGCCTTCTCCAGCTCAGACAGGAGGAGCAGTGTTAGAGAGGAGACAGGTAGAAAAACCTGATTAATTTAACAATACATGTGACTGATTAGTATAACATGTGACTGATTTAGTATAAACATGTGACTGATTAGTATAACATGTGACTGATTAGTATAACATGTGACTGATTAGTATAACATGTGACTGATTAGAATAACATGTGACTGATTAGAATAACATGTGACTGATTAGTATAACATGTGACTGATTAGTATAACATGTGCTGAATTAGTATAAAATGTGACTGATTAGAATAACATGTGACTGATTAGTAAACATGGTGACTGATTAGTATAACAGTGATTAGAATCATGTGACTGATTAGTATAACATGGGACTGATTAGTAATAACATGGGACTGATTAAGTATAACATGGGACTGATTAGAATAACATGTTGACTGATTAGTATAACATGTGACTGATTAGAATAACATGTGACTGATTAGATAACCATGTGACTGATTAGAATAACATGTTGACTGATTAGAAATAAACATGTGACTGGAATTTAGAATAACATGATGACGGTGATTAGATAACATGTGGACTGATTAGAATAACATGTGACTGATTAGATATAACATGTGATGATTAGTATTACATATGTGACTGATTAGTATAACAGTTGGCTGATTTGTATAAGGAATGTATAGGTTTGTCACACGGATGGCATCAAAAAAGTCTCATAGGTCCGCATGGACTGAATATTATTTTAAAAGTCTTTGTCAAGGGTATTATTTTAAACACTGCAGGGTCTGGTATATTAATGATCCCACATGGGCTGTATAGACCAAGGTTATGGGTTTGACTCTGGAGTCTGGTATATAATGATCCCACATGGGCTGTATAGACCAAGGTTATGGGTTTGACTCCTGGAGTCTGGTATATAATGATCCCACATGGGCTGTATAGACCAAGGTTATGGGTTTGACTCCTGGAGTCTGGTATATAATGATCCCACATGGGCTGTATAGACCAAGGTTATGGGTTTGACTCCTGGAGTCTGGTATATAATGATCCCACATGGGctgtatagaccaggttatgggTTTGACTCCTGGAGTCTGGTATATTAATGATCCACATGGGCTGTATAGACCAAGGTTATGGGTTTGACTCCTGAGTCTGGTATATAATGATCCCACATGGGCTGTATAGACCAAGGTTATAGGGTTTGACTTCTGGAGTCTGGTATATAATGATCCCACATGGGCTGTATAGACCAAGGTTATGGGTTTGACTCCTGGAGTCTGGTATATAATGATCCCACATGGGCTGTATAGACCAAGGTTATGGGTTTGACTCCTGGAGTCTGGTATATAATGATCCCACATTGGGCTGTATAGACCAAGGTTTAAGGGTTTGACTTCTGCTTGGGCTATTTATATGTATTGATTGAAATAGGAGTGAGGTCAGGTATACTGATAGCTCAGTTGGTTGGAGCTAGACCTTTGTCAAAGGTAAAAGTCCATTCAGTGGGCAAAACTGGTTAAATTATCATATCAACCAGTTTTTcctttgaaaatacatattttctacCAGTTTTTCCTTTGAAAACACATTCATTTCTACCAGTTTTCATGTTGGTTTAAGAATGTAACATCAACAAAGGCAGTAGAAGTCTAAACAGCTATGTGTTGTGAGAGTGCGTTGGTGATTAGATGTCTCAACTCAAGCGCGTCTTCAGTTTGGACAAACACTTCCCCTGCCATTGTGTCCAATGGAGATCATAACAGCAGCTCTCCATCACTGTATCAAATGGCCTCCGGGCTTGAAAACACGCTTTGTTTCCAGACAGGTTGTATGTCGTGGTTTCAGTGGTAATTATGACCTGAAGTAATAGGGATCTGACAGAGGGTTACAGGCTGTGTTGTTCTGGACTGTTGATATGAGCAGACAGCTTGTAGTTCTCATGTGCTGATTGTTTtgggtggtggagggggagggggtgtgtgtgtgtgtgtgtaatatgcgCTTTGACATGTTATGTGACAGGTATGGCCCATCCCTGGAACAGACGTGgtgttggacacacacactgttctgttgttctgtgcAGGGCAGTGCAGAAGAGTTGGCTTTGTGAAAGTGTCCTCCAGGGAATCATTCTGTTTTATTTAGCACGGCCTCTTCCGGGTATTGAAATGTGGAAAGTGTGTGAGTTGATTTAAGAGATACGTTGTGGATGTTGGCAACGAGGcccttttatctacttccccagagtcagatgaactggtgAATACCATTTGTATTTTTCTATGTTCAGTTCGAATGAAGTTGGAGCCCGTTTTgggagccaatgctaactagcatagGCGCAATGGCTGGAAGTTTATGTGTAtctgctaacgctagttagcgcAACTACTCTAACttcctcattgccaaaatcctgagaAGAGTCCTTAAACCCTGTGAAATGACACAGACTCAGCAGTTCAGTTTGATTTTAACCCCGGTGAAAATGACAGACTCAGCAGTTCAGTTGATTTTAACCCCGTAAATGACACAGACTCAGCAGTTCAGTTGATTTTACCCGTGAAATGACACTACTCAGCAGTTCAGTTGATTTAAACCCCGTGAAATGACCACGACTCAAGCAGTCTCCGCCAGGGATGGTAGGTTTTCCCTGATTGGAAAAAGAGATAAGACCATGACCATGTGCCCTGAAAAGGAAAATTCTCTTGGCCTTATAGATTATAAATACGGCCCAATGAGACATATTATTCCAGAACCCATAACTGTATTTAGTAAACTACCCCAATGTCAGTATCTCCCTCAAACAATGAGGGCATTTCTGCCTGCCATGACTCTCATGGCAGAGCATACAACAGTAGCAAGCTGAAGCCCATTTTTCCACACTGAAAACCCAGCTCCACTGAAACCCAGCTCCACTGAAAACCTAGTCTCTGAAAACCTAGTCACTGAAAACTAGAACCACTGAAAACCTAGTCTCTGAAACCTAGTCACTGAAAACCTAGAACACTGAAAACCTAGGCCACTGAAAACCTAGAACCACTGAAAACCTAGTGCCACTGAAACCTAGAACCACTGAAAAATCTAGAACCACTGAAAACATAGGGCCATTGAAAACCTAGGCTACTGAACCTAGACCACTGAAAAACCTAGAGCCACTGAAAACCCAGCTCCACTGAAAACCTAGCTCTGAAAACCTATCAAGCTTGAAACTTAGAACACTTGAAAAACCTAGTCCTCTGAAACCTGTCACTGAAAAACCTAGAAGCACTGAAAAACCTAGTGCCCCCGCCACTGAAAACCTAGAACCACTGAAAACCTAGTGCACTGAAAACCTAGAACAATGAAAATCTAAGAACCATGAAAACATAGGGCCACTGANNNNNNNNNNNNNNNNNNNNNNNNNNNNNNNNNNNNNNNNNNNNNNNNNNNNNNNNNNNNNNNNNNNNNNNNNNNNNNNNNNNNNNNNNNNNNNNNNNNNNNNNNNNNNNNNNNNNNNNNNNNNNNNNNNNNNNNNNNNNNNNNNNNNNNNNNNNNNNNNNNNNNNNNNNNNNNNNNNNNNNNNNNNNNNNNNNNNNNNNNNNNNNNNNNNNNNNNNNNNNNNNNNNNNNNNNNNNNNNNNNNNNNNNNNNNNNNNNNNNNNNNNNNNNNNNNNNNNNNNNNNNNNNNNNNNNNNNNNNNNNNNNNNNNNNNNNNNNNNNNNNNNNNNNNNNNNNNNNNNNNNNNNNNNNNNNNNNNNNNNNNNNNNNNNNNNNNNNNNNNNNNNNNNNNNNNNNNNNNNNNNNNNNNNNNNNNNNNNNNNNNNNNNNNNNNNNNNNNNNNNNNNNNNNNNNNNNNNNNNNNNNNNNNNNNNNNNNNNNNNNNNNNNNNNNNNNNNNNNNNNNNNNNNNNNNNNNNNNNNNNN
Proteins encoded in this window:
- the LOC112079814 gene encoding pleckstrin homology domain-containing family G member 4B-like, with translation MYREILANNLLPSVRALKMGRGWVFWPFCINEKVVLQLAPLHKVRLKQGDFYLQVVPLGRKAAKLVIKCLSASGQAIAEIPVPESMYGSVFTADFLQNVTRERNLHPLQNWLLTTGTVVYRTPWKNVVNPLFVSSTTDAIMQTRGDSTGFRGQLSACSTSGSTGTLDSHRSSHESLHSQGADSTFSEPAILSRRVHVMDPSSTSCRSQQDPNPGLHRMENHNQNHSLRAAPASHSCSPQTDRLAGEGGGCPGKGQLEGQWEGEEGQGGTRERTRTLSFSTDLSNPNPRRPRHARDSVSFETRRLFRKSYMEALQNPMNLGSSSESILEEGPEHSPACPGLSPLSPREDTSSTATTPGSSPSTPTTQRDQGPRGLRLGGTRAWLGGDPDSPRLSPSTPLLYLQRGLRKAGALETRAERRSKSLERTXKAAQVKGHRARSSSGGSASSGVFSPKKLMNGYALRFGRLDLEAAFSSSDRRSSVREETGRKT